The nucleotide window CGAGTTCCCGCTGGGTCTGATCCATTGCCTGGAGCAGGTTGGCTCGATGCTGCATCGTTCCACCCTGATCGCCTTCCATCTGCTTCAGCCACTTGGGCGTGCCGATGGGGCGAACATCCGTCGCACCGAGGTATTTCGCTTCACGATCCACATCAAAAGGGTTGTAAGCAGCGCCAAGGTAGGCAGAGCCCTGGTAGCCGGGGAAGAGATAGACCGATTCCGCGGAAGGTAAGCCGACATAAGCAGGCAGCCCTGGCCGGTTGGGGCCTTTCACTCGTGCGATATAGGAACCAACCGAAGGGTACATCTGTTTCAGATTAGCAGCGTTGGAACCGAGCCTGCCTGTCAGCATCCAATGGGCAGCGGCAAAGTGATCGCCGTTATCATGATGCACCGAACGAATGAGCACCATCTTGTCGGCATGCTTTGCCTGGAAGGGCAGCGATTCACTGACATAAATCCCAGGAACATTGGTACGGATGGCACCAAAAGGGCCACGATACTCAGCCGGTGCAAAAGGTTTTGGATCGTAACTCTCCAGGTGGCTGGGACCTCCGTCAAGCCAAATCAGAATTACTGATTTCTTTCGAGTGGCTTTGCCGTGAGCTTGTAAACGGAGCAGGTCAGCAGAGGTTAGTCCGAGTACACCAAGGAAACCGGCTTTGAGTGCAGTGCGACGTGTCATGTGCTGGCAGTTGCGGGCAATATGCCCTGATTGCAGGTGTAACAAGACAACATTTCTCCGAGGCGGGAAATCAGGCAGGTAAACTGGCAAGATGATGATATTACACTGTGGCGCAGCGCATATTTCAAGAGGAAACTGCCAGTGATGCTGGTTCGGTTACATCAGAACGTTGCCAGACCAGTTCGAGGTCCTTGTCGAATATTTTTTCGAAGTATTTGCCTTTTTGCGACGCCCCCCAGATGTCGATCTCGGGATAACTCTCGGAGAAAAGTGTCAGGTGAACGAGCTGTCCCCGAACATTGCACTGCACTTTTCTGATGCTGCGTGTATGCGAACGATCCATGCCATCAGCCAGGCGAAGGATGGCGCTGAGTCGCCGAATGGTGGTCTGATCAGCTTCTGACATTCTGTGGTACGCATCGTGTTTGCGTTTGGGTTCCGAACGACGATGATAGCGGGCAACCTGGGCGACTATTTCGCGTTGTCGCGGCGTCATGCCATGGATGTTGCCATGTACAATGAGGTGGTAACTGTGGTGGTGGTGCTTTTCGTAATTGACCAGTGTTCCGACCTCGTGCAGCCAGGCGGCGAGCATGAGCAGGATGCGTTCTGAAGCAGGCAACTGCAGAGGTTCCTGCAGTTGGTCGAAAAGATTGGCACAGAGATGGGTAATCTGTTGTGCGTGTGCTTCATCCAGGCCGCAGACTTTGCCGAACTGCCTGGCAGCC belongs to Planctomycetia bacterium and includes:
- a CDS encoding DUF1501 domain-containing protein; its protein translation is MTRRTALKAGFLGVLGLTSADLLRLQAHGKATRKKSVILIWLDGGPSHLESYDPKPFAPAEYRGPFGAIRTNVPGIYVSESLPFQAKHADKMVLIRSVHHDNGDHFAAAHWMLTGRLGSNAANLKQMYPSVGSYIARVKGPNRPGLPAYVGLPSAESVYLFPGYQGSAYLGAAYNPFDVDREAKYLGATDVRPIGTPKWLKQMEGDQGGTMQHRANLLQAMDQTQRELDQSGAMSSMDRFQHEAMDMVLGKQAKLAFDLDKEDPRTADRYGNSAWARYTLMARRLVEAGVTFVTVDMPHWDDHANIKESHGMKLRPMDQAVGALLEDLHQRGILDDTLVVVMGEFSRTPRLNNGLPGQSTVPGRDHWGNAISVMLAGGGLKTGQVIGATNSKGEHPVDRPLKPYDILATIYHVLGIDYNQTFLDHTGRPVPMLGDGTAIREII